Sequence from the Fodinibius salicampi genome:
ATATTTATCGTAACACTTTTTATCGGTCTGCTTTATACCGTAAAAGTCGGCACCCTCGATTGGGATGCAAAACAAGGAATGTTTAACTAATTAGACCTGTAGATTTATGGGTATAGAAAGTTCTCTTGGTGACGGTTATTTCACCACAAAAGTTGATGCTTTAACAAATTGGGCACGCTCGAATGCGGCTTGGCCAATGCCTATGGGGCTGGCATGCTGTGCCATCGAAATGATGGCATTTGCCGGACCCAAATACGATGCGGCTCGTTTTGGTTCGGAAGTGATGCGTTTTTCTCCCCGCCAAAGTGATGTGATGATCGTGGCCGGATGGGTAAATTATAAGATGGCCCATGCTATCCGGCGAATTTGGGACCAAATGCCTGATCCCAAATGGTGTATTGCCATGGGAGCTTGTGCTTCAACCGGAGGAATGCACCGATGTTACGGGGTTGTTCAAGGTTGTGATAACTTTTTGCCTGTCGATGCTTATGTGTCAGGCTGCCCTCCCCGTCCCGATGCCCTCTTGCATGCCCTTATGAAAATCCAGGATAAAATTCGCACAGAACACTCTGTAATGCTTGATACCTAATATGGATTTAGAATTATCAGATACACTAAAAAAAGTAATAGACGGACTTTCCGATCAGTTTTCGGATTCGTTCATCGAAGTTTACCAGTCAACCGGCGATACCTTTGTACGAGTTGAAGCGGATGCAGTGGTAGATATTTGTAAATATCTAAAATCTACGCATCATTTTATTTACTTGAATGACCTTTTTGGCACTGACCGGTTTACCTCTGAAGAGCGATTTGAGGTGGTATACAATTTAATTTCTCTTCGCGATCGTGAACGCCTTTTCCTTAAAGTGCGTCTACCCGAAGAAGATCCACGATTAGAATCCGTTGCTGATATATGGAAATCAGCAAGCTGGATGGAGCGAGAAGTCTATGATATGTTCGGAGTTCACTTCGATAACCATCCGGATTTCCGACGCATATTTATGCCCGAAGATTATGAATATCATCCCATGCGTAAAGAATTTCCATTGTTAGGCATACCGGGATCGATTGAACTGCCAAGTACAACGCCAGATACCGAGTAGTCTTTTATGAAAACCAAGAATATTTCAGATCAAGTTGATCCCAAGTTTTTTAAAGAGCATCAAAAGAAGCTCTATCAATCTCTTGAGGATAAGCATACAACGATTGAAATGCAGGATGATGACCCATTGAACACCGAAATGGTGCTTAATATGGGTCCCCAGCATCCTGCTACCCACGGTGTGCTTCGTCTTATTCTTCAGCTTAACGGAGAGCTTATCCAAAAAGCCAAAGTGGACATTGGATATCTCCACCGGGGAGTAGAAAAGATTGCAGAGAACAAAACATATCAGGAATTCATGCCTTATACCGATCGCATGGATTATCTCTCCCCTTATAGTAACAATGTTGCCCTTTGTACGGCCGTTGAAAAAATCGCTGATGTTGAGGTGCCCGAGCGCGCTCATTATATACGGATGATTGGTTGTGAATTGGCTCGTATTTCTTCGCATCTCCTTTGGCTGGGTACCATGGTTATGGATGCCGGTGCTGTATCGTTCTTTATATGGACGTTTCGTGAACGCGAAAAATTATACGACATTTTTGACCATATTGGCGGACACCGATTTACTATCTCGCATGCACGTATAGGTGGAGTTGCTAATGATCTTACCGATGATGCAATGTCGCTCATCAAGGAATTTGTTAATGACTTTCCACAAGAACTGGAGGATTTTCATAATCTGCTTGATCGTAACCGTATTTTCTTCGATCGTAATCGGGAGGTGGGTGTTTTAACTCCTGAACGGGCACTAGAAATCGGAGCAACCGGCCCTACCCTTCGTGCTTCGGGCTACGCATATGATATACGTGACTTTGCTCCCTATGCTCGCTATGACGACGTAGATTTCGAGATTCCTACACGAATGGAAGGTGATAATTTGGCTCGCTACTACGTACGTATGGAAGAAATGCAGCAGAGTATCCGCATTATCCAGCAGTGCCTGGATAAATTACCCAAAGGGCCTGTCCGTACAGATAATGCCAAGCAGGCATACCCCTCCAAAGATGAAGTATATTACTCCATGGAGGGAATGATTCATGACTTTATGATGACTGATATTGGAATTTGTCCGCCTGAAGGGGCCGAAAGTTACCATGCTGTAGAAGGACCGAAAGGAGAGCTGGGATATTTTATCCAAAGTGATGGCACCGGACACCCCTGGCGCCTTAAAATAAACTCTCCGTCTTTTAAAAACCTACAGGCACTCGAAGAT
This genomic interval carries:
- a CDS encoding NADH-quinone oxidoreductase subunit B: MGIESSLGDGYFTTKVDALTNWARSNAAWPMPMGLACCAIEMMAFAGPKYDAARFGSEVMRFSPRQSDVMIVAGWVNYKMAHAIRRIWDQMPDPKWCIAMGACASTGGMHRCYGVVQGCDNFLPVDAYVSGCPPRPDALLHALMKIQDKIRTEHSVMLDT
- the nuoD gene encoding NADH dehydrogenase (quinone) subunit D, which encodes MKTKNISDQVDPKFFKEHQKKLYQSLEDKHTTIEMQDDDPLNTEMVLNMGPQHPATHGVLRLILQLNGELIQKAKVDIGYLHRGVEKIAENKTYQEFMPYTDRMDYLSPYSNNVALCTAVEKIADVEVPERAHYIRMIGCELARISSHLLWLGTMVMDAGAVSFFIWTFREREKLYDIFDHIGGHRFTISHARIGGVANDLTDDAMSLIKEFVNDFPQELEDFHNLLDRNRIFFDRNREVGVLTPERALEIGATGPTLRASGYAYDIRDFAPYARYDDVDFEIPTRMEGDNLARYYVRMEEMQQSIRIIQQCLDKLPKGPVRTDNAKQAYPSKDEVYYSMEGMIHDFMMTDIGICPPEGAESYHAVEGPKGELGYFIQSDGTGHPWRLKINSPSFKNLQALEDMLDGEMVADTVVIIGGVDPVMGEADK
- a CDS encoding NADH-quinone oxidoreductase subunit C codes for the protein MDLELSDTLKKVIDGLSDQFSDSFIEVYQSTGDTFVRVEADAVVDICKYLKSTHHFIYLNDLFGTDRFTSEERFEVVYNLISLRDRERLFLKVRLPEEDPRLESVADIWKSASWMEREVYDMFGVHFDNHPDFRRIFMPEDYEYHPMRKEFPLLGIPGSIELPSTTPDTE